A region of the Triplophysa rosa linkage group LG5, Trosa_1v2, whole genome shotgun sequence genome:
GCTTTAAATCAGGGCTGATATAGTACTGTTTGCTGAATGTTTTTATCAAACGAGGCCtttgataaataaaacatgcaCAAAGATAAAAACCCACTAACGTTACAGTTTAAAATGAGGAAGTGTGATTGTATTTCAACAAGAACGAGTCTCAAAGACGCTACTGGCATCTCTAGATTTTATTACTCTTTTATCATTCAGTGAATTTTCACTTCATACCGAGAAAATACACACGAAACCTAAATAATCCAACCACAACACTGGCGACACTTGGAAGACCAATACCAACATAAAAcaacttgtttgtttgtttgtttagcaACTGCTTTCACTATAAAATTCCtaaattcattttcacatttaaatttgtTATCACGGTGGAGGTATGCTTAAGAAGACTGGACTTTACATTAAATTGCGCAATATGTCAATGCACCCACGAATTTGAACAATTCATCCAATGTTGCCACCACTGTATTCAAAACACTGAGAGACGACATACATTGGCCCGGTTGCACAGACACAGCTTATCTTAAAataggactatgccttagttgaattaagatatttatgtcgcttttataaaaatgccttggaAGAATACAtaactggtgtgcatctcgagacaaaacaaaggcactgatatattttaagatatttttgggcaagttatattcagttaagacaggtcacacattcattttagtctgggactagccttaagccttgtctgtgaatgAAACCGGCCCATTAATTGTCACTGATGTCATCAATGAAAGCCCCGATGACATCAAAAATGCCTGTGATAACTACCACTGTCGTCATTTTTCAGTGTACATGGGAGTCTCCATTCATTTACCCTAATGGTGTCTCCACTGTCTTATGAGTAAACACCTTAGATATTCACAAAAGCAGCGTACATGTCGTTTCTTATATGATCATTATTTCTGTAGCCGTGCATGTAACGTTAATTAAGAGCTAACGTGTTATCAGCGTAGTGTTATCAACCGCATGCATCCAATGCTGTGGATACTTGAGATGTGAAACTGGTGTTATTTTATAGGATTGTTAACTTACCCCAATTTCTACCAGTCCGACCGAAGAATTCCCCTGTTCTTGGATTGTAAATCACGTCTTTCCAGCTGCTTTCAGGCTCCTTTCCTTCTGGTTTGTCGTTTTTATTAGACATGCTGCTGTTTAGGTTAGAATTGACGTTACCGATgagagagaaagtgtaagatGTGATCTGATCGAATGAGGCTAAAATCAGTGGGCTTATGCCCCAATGAAAAAGCTAAGAACCTCCAGCTTCTGGTGTCTGCAAATGGAATGCAATGTGATTCGAGGTCCAACAAACCGGACCAACAGCAGCATGTCGTGGGGGAGGGAGCGAAGGGTCAGGCGTTTTGCACATGCGCAAACTTTGCAACCCTAAAATTATAGAGAATTGTTTTCAATCTAAAATGGCACAGCTTCATATTGGTAGTTAGGGGCTATATAATTTATTCTTTGTATTGCATTAgtctttctgtatttattgCTATTAATGACATGTTTGGTCTCACATGACAGcgcattaaaggcggggtgtccgatttctcttagccgttgttgatgttcaaatcaccaaaacaaacacacccctaccccgtctgtcgctttcgtcagcgctcggctcgactaatgtccgtcctgtgcactgtgcaccttactgctgattggctacaaggttgttttggtacttgtCCCGACTCATTTGCATAaccgtaattcggaaatcggttaccccgcctttaatgaaAACAATGGTTTAAAATTCAAGATCTAAAACTTTTATAGTGTACCCTGATAAGTCCAGAAAACACCTTTGAGTGCACTGAAACAGGTTAAACTTGTTTGTTTTACAGCTGCGTTGCAGATGAatcaatttaatatatatatatttttcaatacaACATTGTGTGCACTTCAATTCATTAGTTTGTCAATTTAGAAACATTTCAGGGATAGTGATGTTTCGTGAAACAATGAAACCGTTGAATCAAATGTGCCGTATCATGCTTCGAAACATTCCGACACCCATCTCCACGGTGACACGTCAAAGTGTTTGATTTAGTGTGTGGGGGAGTGGTTAGTGTTCCTGACCACCCTTCTGTGGTTGAAGGTTCAAATCTTGGTCAAAGCGTCGTCACATCATTCAAActagtgtttattttttatgtttttttacttcgAGTTTTTAAGAACAGCAGATGTTTTGGCTACACCTATGCCCATCCAATAAATGAAGGTGGTAGGAGTGCATGTGTTAAGTGTTATGATTAACCATCACACACCTCCAAGGCTGTTTTCAAAATGGTCCCATAGGCTACAATTGACCTTTGACTTTTGTACTGCACTCATCTTTTATGTTGGATAATTTTGGCATTTGACATACATACTTgatttacagttaaatcagttATAGACActgcagggcttgacattaagcattgtcatgtggttgtccttcggacaagtaaatttgacattcacttgtccgagtacaaaaattacttgtccaaagataaaaaaaattatatttaatttgaattataatataatataatcaatataattgtttcggatttaattattattagtgttaaggctgtaaattaactttttttgcacatagcactggtgctagagaggtttaaagtttggtagcacaggcagaaatgtgcaagtgtagttcaacatgaataggcagatgactgacaaaagacattaatgttacatacagatggataaattagggccatatcatttttagattacctaaatttgttttaatatttctaaattctgtgtttttccttttttactatacaatagtggtatgtTTGTcgacataaattactgtaggttactatagtatttactatagtaaactgcagtaaaattcctactatattgtttttgaactttactatagtatacagtgtttatcaatttactacaagggcacttcaattttcaatagtacgctacagtattttttgtctgagtgttcaatttaacgggacttttattttgacgggtctttgggaagacgcttgtttgcagatagcttcactcaaacagtaaaacgctcgtaaaataaactctcagagcaactctggagatgaagttcatgtgttcgtatcctcatacagtgcagcacagataaatactcgaccatcactcgtgttgtatgttaaactgtgcacataattcacccAGACACCCAGAACAGCCAGGTGACATTTatataacaggattccgcgtccgcatggactcagtgcggtgcgccattgattattgtcacacacaaacaagcacaaacacgcagctctgtctaatgcatatattcttattattctacatatatgtcgcactgttctttttttcaaattacttgtccggtcgggcaagtaaaattctctctcacttgcccatacaaaacattcacttgtcccggacaagcggacaagcgttaatgtcgagccctgcactGGTTTATGAATTTACATTCAGATCAACACCCCCCTAGTGGCGAAATGTCGTTGAGTTTTGAAACAGTAATGACGTAACGAAGTCTCGTTTGCTAAAAATCACGTGACTTAGCCAGTTTGATACGAGCTTCGAAGCACTGATTCGATACAAAATTgagttgaaatgcgcgatgatgctcgtgagtgcgtgagcgctttgatgtgacgcgcttctacctccagttttgggagacgcgtgaggagtcaccagagactcgcagtgcaaaaacaagcccgagaataaacaaacctaataTGGCacacactaaaagtgctcatctaatagagagtgaagagcgataaagacctacagtacagaccccatgaacaccagtttataacactagtcatatactgtactctcattgtttgtgcatattcatactttattgttatatatgttgtctatcttcctactgtatacatatgaataaataatacatctgattatcagaacttaatttgatatctttagtacattttcataacttacctacattttaactatgagcatttaaatgaactgtaataaataaattagttaaatcaatctaagaaaaatgaggtataaaatatagaattataatgggagattgtttcatgaaatatatcgttaccgtgaaataaaattactcattccttgaaatagatttttggccattccgcccacctctagttgaagctaaagcgaattataaatcgcatgtgtggaagcatttcggttttcccgtaacaagaaaaggtgacggaaagacaaaaaacaatatgcagacactgccagactgcggtgaagtacaattcggggaatacgactaatatgaagagccatttgttacatcaccccgaaaagtttcatgatgatacgaggaggaaaaaaaatagcagtgagtgaagcagtgaatgaggtgagtgtgtgagtgaagcagtgaatgaggcgagtatctgactggttgtgagttgttaaaagttgacaaacaactcaaacttttttcattttaattttttcatgtttcatgttctcaatttttatgttattaatttttatgctattatattactgttctttgcactttaaaattacctaatctaaaaataataaatgtgatctttgttcagtcatagtttaataaacacttatgccacatttttccaagtcttcatttgtttttgtttttcctgcacaaaattcaataaatatcgtaccgtagtcttcatatcgaggtactatcgtatcgtgaaatgttgataccgttacatccctagtgttGAATAAATTTAAACGGGCCAAAAACAaaccacacagacacagactgaGAAGATTACTAAACATGGGAAGTTACGTACCATAAACTTCAATTCCACATTAAGACTGAGAAGCACATTATAAGCTTTGTGCATTTgtcagaagcttttatccaaagtaacttacagggcattgaaggtacatttttttattatgttccTTGGTATTAAAGGCATGCACTTCCAGTTAAGGTCTAACCAATTTACATTCTTTGCCAAAAGTCACAATATGTCTTAATTCTGTACATTGTTTATAGGGTTTATATCTGAAGGGAAATAAATAATCtacttttccttttcttttttaaccAGCATTAATCCTTTGCTCTTCTTTTTCCATATATGTCTTGCCTCCTtgcatataaataaagttgGAAAGAAATGTCCATGTttcaaaatataacaataacatCGTCAGAAAACTGATCATGGATTTGTGTAATTGACTTCTAGCTAATTTTGTCTGTCCAATTGTGCTCAGTAAAAGTGCTAACAATGTTGTGCTTTATAGCCTATTTCATGCCGTTGAtgtgtacactcttaaaattgATTTGTTAAAAATTTACACAAAACATGTGTAAAAGGATTCATAACACACATTTGTGTTAGTACTGACACATtatgtgttaatattatttgtaaCTGTTTACACAGTCACtgtgtaaaatacatttaccagtgcatacataaataaaatgcatgtagATTTAGTTACATTTAAACGAAGTTTGAAATAATGTTGTATTACACTTTCCagtcgttttaaaaaaaaatattaatgtgATTCAGACAACGTGCAGTGCTCACTCTGATTATCctgtatttatgtttataataaaaacgatatataatatatagcaATATCCTTTATTTAGCTTGTACAATAGGAAATATACAAGCAAATAATAAGGCAGCACTCCAGTACAAAGTtaggtaaaaataaaaagttatgcGATTTAACTTTGCCCTCAGTCAAAACGATTTGTCTAGGAACAAATAATAGATTTAAGAGGGCAAAGACTGCCCCTTAGATATACCCGAAATAAAATGAATCCACATGTTAACCACTACAGAGACAGCGGCGATTTTGTGAAGGACCTGCCGAGATTATGCTGCGTTGGGCGGGGTACATTTGCGCCGAGTGCCTGGTGCTGCCTGGATCTCACATCTCCGACAACGTTGGAGCAACGTTTGAAATTAACGTTATGTTTTTTAACCGACCGCAGATTTGAACTTTATACACATACATTCTCGCCTAAATTGCTCTTAAAACAACACTTCGTGGCATAATAAGAGTAATATTTCTAACATTATGCAGGTTTTCTGCGCAATTGCCATTAATGGCTGTCCCAAGTTCACACAGGTCATGCACTGATGACGTTTCACACGTGCGACACAAGTACAGACAAAAACGCATTATTGTAATTTTTATGTGTCATTATTATTGTAGATCCTTGGCAATCtgttatgtatttgtttttttgagcaaaaaaaaaaacaagacaagaacGCCTTGTTGCGCCTGCGCGATGTTCTTTTCCTACCGCCATTCCAGTCAGAGATGTGACCGTCTCCCTCAGGtaagaaattaattttaaaattacagttacaataggatatatatgtatattgtatttttatatagtgTAAGAAAGTTTCGTGATTATTGTGCAGGAAACCGGCTGTTCATTTTAACTTTTGTTATGGTTAATCTTTTAACAAAATAGTGCCTGATGCTGAGCTCGCGCGTTTGGCGCGGTTTTGCAAAGCTAACGTTACGATTGCAGGATtattaacaaacattattttatgaaaTGCTACGGCACATTGGACTACATGTTATTACGTATGGCACTTTGAGCACTTTAAAGCCCTAACATATGGTGTCGTAAATAGACGCGACACGGGATAACATGTATCTTTTCTAAATTAGTCGAGTTTATGTCCAGACGTAAAATTCGCAACTAGCGTCAGTGGGTCTTATTACAAACGATGACTCTCGAATGTCACGTATAGTTCAGGGCATGGTGGAACAGTATGCACCGTCACCGTGTCTAGTCCTAGTGGAGAGTAGTGGCTTAATGGTAAGAGTCGAACCTCAGTGCCTGCTGCAGGATAAGGATAAAGCGCTATGTAATCAACATCCTTGTTGGATTATATAGGCGCCATTTTGTGATGTTACATGACTATTTGGCAATGCAGCAAAGGTAatagtgtaatgtttttgtttcccTACTGGAAAATCCAACTAATACCCAGCTCAGCCAAGCTGGTCCACCAGCTCAGCCAGGTCCCCACCAGCTCAGCCAGGTCCCCACCAGCTCGGCCAAGCTGGTCAACCAGCTTTGACCAGCTCATAACCAGCTTGAGCTGGATTTTCCAGTAGGGTTACACGTGTGATAATGTAGAATGCTTTTTAATATGTATATGACCGTGGTCTTAATATATGTCTTATTTTTCTGGTAATGGAAGACGAAGACTAAATCACAGTTACTTTAACAATTTTACACAGAGTGCTTGCAACTGTCTTTATAGACGGAAAGGAGACATGGAGAAAACTGTTCACAGTCGGAAGTGTTGAAGAACTGATCAACTCAGTCAAAACTGAGTTGTCTCAACAAGTATCTGTTGATCGAATATTGAGATTTGACACAGATTTTCAAGAATTCATTGACACTGATTTGAATACAGAACTAAGGGAGTTTGacaaattacaaatatattatattacaaatatcaCCCAGGCTCCATTAGAAAGAAGTGTTCAACCATTACCGGTAAAccattattgtctttttttaaatatgtagtCAAAGTAAACATtgactttttaatgttttgtcattttatagtgTCATTCAACAGATGCAACCACGACTggcctgctggcactgctcgAGGAAAAGGCCCCTACAGTCCTGAGAGAACATGAAGAGACAAAGATGCTGTCCATTTCATCAAGAAAGTTACTTGTAAAAGTTGCTGTTAGTGACCTTGTAGAGAAACATGGATTGTGAGTATATGGTTTTGGTTTTTAAACAacagtaaagtgtttttttttcactattaCATTATAAGTACTCTTCAGGAATACTTACCAGTGTTAATCAAAGTGTTAACAATTTGCTATgtcaatgtttgttttgttactgtGATATATTTTGTTCTTCTATTGAAATAACCTTTCAGCTATCCATCTGGTAAGGAAAAAGCTGGCACTAGTAAAGGAGATTGTGCTGTTGTTCCCCTCATTAAGGATTTCGGTTCCATTTGGTCAAAATGAGGGACATGTAAGGATGCTTTTACATACTTCATTTATAGAGCCCGACCGATATGGGTTTTTGGGGGCCGATATCGATATTGGGGAGTAAAAAATGTCTGATATTCTTTATGCGTGTACTATATTTcagtaccagtcaaaagtttggacacACTTCCCATTTGTATTGGCCTAACTCTGACATTTCATAAATTCAGTTTTTATGACTGGATTCCACAATTCCGTCCACGTTTTCCGCATCGTGGAGAATCATAGGGCCATACTCTTGTAGCAAATGAGTATGATAAGCTCAATGTGAGAGAGTAAAAGACGGGGACACGTTGAGCTCAACTGCCATAGGGGTTGGATGGGTTGAAAACGGCAGTGGAAATAACGTTACACAGTGAGTCGCGAAGACACCACTTGTCTGCCGCTGCCCAAATGAGTGAGCTTACTGAAGCGAAAGGGTTGGCTCGTGTCGCATGACCTGGTTGCCAGTAGCAAACAATGGAGCATGCTCTGCTGGACAAACTAAGTAATTACACCATTTACAAGCATTTTATctgttatataatttttttatatatctgTGTCAAATCAGCAGCGTATACACAGATGCCGATATTTCGGCGACATGCTCATATCGGCCAACCGATAAATCGGTCGGGCTCTATTCATTTATGTGTGTACAAAGTGCTCAAATGTACTTCACTTCACTCTTTTTGCATTGATCATGATAGGAGCATTTCTTTGATGGGCCATCACACAGTGGATTTATAGAAATGAGACTACGGAACATCAGGCGGAAGCTTCAACAGAGCCAACGGACCTACAGTTTGAAACGTCGCCATTGTAAACTGCAACCTTCTTCACCAAGTCTAGAAGAAACAGTGCCAAGTGAGTGGTTGACCCTGATAAAGAGGATGCGACCATCAACAGAGAATTCATCATCAATAAAGAATGCAATTGACCAAACCTTCAGTTATCGAAGAAAATGGATAATGACAAAATCGCCAACCGTTGGAGAAATCTTCAAGGAATATCCAAGATTTCTGGACATGCCATCCTTGGTAAAACAAATGCTCAACTGCAGAGAACTTTACACTAAATGTTGCataattgtaatattattttttctttgtttctgtTATATTCACTAAAGATGGATATTGAGTTTTCCAAGCTTACAGATGGGAAAGAAGACATGTTTATCAGGAAATGGGAGGGAACCATTATTCCAAAACTCAAGGAAATAGCATTGTTGGAGAAGAAAATGGACATCAGACAATTATTGGAGAAAGCTGACAGTCAAGATGATGGTATGATTTTCTGCCTCTGTGTGGCATGTGCACAATTTATAATGtggaaaatgaaattaaatatttaactttCAATGTatgatataataaataaatgaataaacttttaatttatattttgcatGTGTCCTGCATGTTTACTACATCCAGATGAGCTGTGTTATACCATGTTGAAGGTCCTCATTCATCTTCTTCCACCCATGCCATCTGGGAGAAGTGCTGCCGGCAGTAAATGCTGTGTGAATTCCTCTGTCTCATACCTGTTGGAGTTTGTGCCGGTAGGCTTTGTTACtctaaaatgtttataaagAAGTTATTTATCATGCAACAACATTTCCTAAGGCTGTTCATTGTTTCATTTCCATAGGCTGGTACCAGCGTGATCTCTTTGCTTACTGAATCGATGAAAGGGTCTCTGAAGTCAGGTCAGCCACAGTTGGTTTCCATCGGTTCTCTCGGACATGGAGCCCAGTATGTAATTGTGGCAAAGAATGATTCTTTTGCCCTTCCACTTGATGTTGACAATCTCACTTGTGCTGTAGACAGACTTTTCAAATTCTACTGGCTGTGCAATCTTCAGTATCCCTGCCAACTGTCttcagttttttcatttttttaacatgtaTATGACCTACCCTTGTCCCAGTCCTCTTGTAAACGATCAAAGGTTATGGAATTGATTGCGAAATTGCAGTCTCATGTCTAATTGAAACAAGCATGTATACCTGTccaaagtgttttaaaaaaaatctctcttgAAACAAGGCCGTTGATTTGGCATTTACGGGAGGTACATGCACTCTCAGATAGTCAAGACCTAACATTAGTTTGTAGTCAAAATGGTTGTCCTAGAACATATCATagtttcaattcattttttaaacaccTTAGCAGAGCTCATCCTAACATGGATTCAAACTCTTCAGTAGAGTCAGGATACAAAGAAATTATAGAAGTATCTAGTCAAATTGATGAAAGCAGAATAGTTGAAGATGATGTGCAAACGCTGGAAGCAGAGCAAGTTCCTCAAAGCAGTTTAAGTCTAACGGATTGTGCTGCTGCTTTTGCTGCACGCATGTATTCTTCTGCTAATGTAACTTATACTGATGTCCAAAAAAGTATAACCTGCACAAAGGAAATCATTGATCGAGCCCTAGGTCATTTGCAAGAAAAGACTAATACTTTACTAAGGAACATGGATGTTCCTCTTGACGGCACTGAAGTCCAAACACTTATGGAAGATTTTGAGAGTACTAGAAATATGTTTGGTAACATAGATACACCATAAACTAACAAAATACTTTTCTGACAAATTTTCCTTTGAGAAGCCAACAGAGGTATTTCTCGGGCATAGATTAGACAGCGTTAGAAAGAATGGGGAAAAAAGCCAGGCATTAGTGCCTGTCACGTGTCAATACATTTCTAtaattaacacaataaaattCCTATTTAGCT
Encoded here:
- the LOC130554900 gene encoding uncharacterized protein LOC130554900; the protein is MDSIHLVRKKLALVKEIVLLFPSLRISVPFGQNEGHEHFFDGPSHSGFIEMRLRNIRRKLQQSQRTYSLKRRHCKLQPSSPSLEETVPSEWLTLIKRMRPSTENSSSIKNAIDQTFSYRRKWIMTKSPTVGEIFKEYPRFLDMPSLMDIEFSKLTDGKEDMFIRKWEGTIIPKLKEIALLEKKMDIRQLLEKADSQDDDELCYTMLKVLIHLLPPMPSGRSAAGSKCCVNSSVSYLLEFVPAGTSVISLLTESMKGSLKSGQPQLVSIGSLGHGAQYVIVAKNDSFALPLDVDNLTCAVDRLFKFYWLCNLQYPCQLSSVFSFF